The proteins below come from a single Iocasia fonsfrigidae genomic window:
- a CDS encoding substrate-binding domain-containing protein, whose protein sequence is MLKKYSLILLVFLLILSFSSIVAVADSPFVGFSQVTIQSPFYVTLMESAERTAKEMGVKFVYLDAGNNIGKQNNDVIDLITRGLDVLLLNPVDPEGVAPAMKRAEDNNVPVVTVDRPVEGKYKEAVFVGRKNYEMGVEAGKKAVELLGGEGNASGKIIEIQGAAGGAVMRDRRDGFHSIVDKEEGIEIIQGPYCEYVRSQAISAFQDLIQTHPDVDMVYAHNDDMALGAVQVLEQHGKINDVYVIGIDGLMEAVKAINDGRMDATVLNDPAYLGQLAVEVALGVLEGEEYPEFVDAGTGLIIKDNAGEFYDPAKDFAEYIPED, encoded by the coding sequence ATGTTAAAAAAATATTCATTAATTTTGTTAGTTTTCTTGTTGATTTTATCGTTTTCATCAATAGTAGCTGTTGCTGATAGTCCTTTTGTAGGTTTTTCTCAAGTTACAATTCAATCTCCATTTTATGTCACTCTAATGGAATCTGCTGAACGAACAGCCAAAGAAATGGGAGTAAAATTTGTCTATTTAGATGCTGGAAATAATATTGGGAAACAAAATAATGATGTTATTGATTTAATAACAAGGGGTTTAGATGTACTTCTATTAAATCCAGTTGATCCAGAGGGTGTAGCTCCAGCAATGAAAAGAGCAGAAGATAATAATGTGCCTGTTGTGACAGTTGATAGGCCTGTTGAAGGAAAATATAAGGAAGCTGTTTTTGTTGGGAGAAAAAATTATGAGATGGGTGTCGAAGCAGGCAAGAAAGCTGTAGAATTACTTGGTGGTGAAGGTAATGCTTCAGGTAAAATTATAGAAATTCAGGGTGCTGCAGGTGGAGCAGTAATGAGAGATAGAAGAGATGGATTTCATTCTATTGTTGATAAAGAAGAAGGAATTGAGATAATACAAGGCCCATATTGTGAATATGTACGTTCCCAAGCAATTTCTGCATTTCAGGACTTAATTCAGACACACCCAGATGTAGATATGGTATATGCCCATAATGATGATATGGCTTTGGGAGCAGTTCAAGTTTTAGAACAGCATGGGAAAATTAATGATGTATATGTAATTGGGATTGATGGTCTGATGGAAGCTGTTAAAGCTATCAATGATGGTAGAATGGATGCTACAGTATTAAATGACCCTGCTTATCTTGGACAGTTAGCTGTTGAAGTAGCTTTAGGTGTTTTAGAAGGGGAAGAGTATCCTGAATTTGTTGATGCTGGAACTGGATTAATTATAAAGGATAATGCAGGAGAGTTTTATGATCCAGCAAAAGACTTTGCAGAGTATATTCCTGAAGATTAA
- the deoC gene encoding deoxyribose-phosphate aldolase, whose protein sequence is MDKKEIAKMIDHTILGATVTSDQVKEKCEEAKKYNFASVCVNPEYVKLVSTELAGTPVKVCTVIGFPLGFNLTDVKVKEVKEAIKQGADELDMVIKLGALKEGNMDLVTKDIESVVKASGNKLVKVIIETCYLTDEEKIEACKVAKKAGADFVKTSTGFGSGGATEEDIKLMRETVGEEMGVKASGGIRSLFDAKKMIEAGATRIGASSGVKIIEGNRITSKY, encoded by the coding sequence ATGGATAAAAAAGAGATAGCCAAAATGATTGATCATACCATTTTAGGGGCTACTGTAACCAGTGATCAAGTAAAAGAAAAATGTGAGGAAGCTAAAAAATATAATTTTGCTTCAGTATGTGTAAATCCAGAATATGTTAAATTAGTTAGCACAGAATTAGCTGGTACTCCAGTTAAGGTTTGTACAGTAATTGGTTTTCCATTAGGATTTAACTTAACAGATGTTAAAGTAAAGGAGGTTAAAGAAGCAATAAAACAGGGGGCTGATGAGTTAGATATGGTGATTAAGCTTGGAGCTTTAAAAGAGGGTAATATGGATTTAGTTACTAAAGATATTGAGTCAGTTGTTAAAGCCTCAGGTAATAAATTAGTTAAGGTTATAATTGAGACGTGTTATTTAACTGATGAAGAGAAGATTGAGGCTTGTAAAGTCGCTAAAAAAGCTGGAGCTGATTTTGTAAAAACATCTACAGGGTTTGGAAGTGGTGGTGCTACAGAAGAAGATATAAAACTAATGAGAGAAACGGTTGGAGAAGAAATGGGAGTAAAGGCTTCAGGTGGTATTCGTAGTTTGTTTGATGCCAAAAAAATGATTGAAGCTGGGGCTACTAGAATTGGAGCTAGTTCTGGGGTTAAAATTATAGAGGGAAATAGAATAACAAGTAAATATTAA
- a CDS encoding ABC transporter substrate-binding protein: protein MENRYFSIEESLADISGKYPELIALLVNKGFAQLKDEKKRKELGRGISLKQAVELKGLNLEKLVKLMIKEIETKDDRTDITVIEKNGAGDLRVEGLLPCPVRLPLLERLETATANMSSPVSLELKAASQGLGWLKDKLSAGIEAKDLADIFISAGFDLFFDRNLMEGFRQQGVFKDSTGINELNSVFKDTGVDLLDPVGDYAVLAVVPAVFLINRAELAGRRIPHSWEDILSGEFKESVSLPVSDFDLFNAILLNIYHQYGREGVKKLAVSLLKSQHPSQMIQQGGRKQSGEAAVTIMPYFFTRMAERFPHLEFIWPEDGAIISPIFMLIKEDSLPAVQPLVDFFASEEVAEILAGQGLFPSVLPGIDNGLDREAGFMWPGWDFLRNENPGRIIDKLTKEFNNHLKGVG from the coding sequence ATGGAGAATAGATATTTTTCTATAGAGGAATCTCTGGCTGATATTAGCGGAAAATATCCAGAATTGATTGCTCTATTGGTTAATAAAGGGTTTGCACAGTTGAAGGATGAAAAGAAGAGGAAAGAATTAGGTCGAGGTATTAGTTTAAAACAGGCCGTTGAACTGAAGGGTTTAAACCTGGAGAAGCTTGTTAAACTAATGATAAAAGAGATTGAAACTAAAGATGACAGGACTGACATAACAGTAATAGAAAAGAATGGAGCGGGAGATTTGAGGGTAGAGGGTCTTTTGCCCTGTCCTGTAAGACTACCCCTTCTGGAAAGGCTGGAAACAGCCACAGCAAATATGTCCTCACCTGTATCCCTTGAGCTTAAGGCGGCTTCACAGGGACTCGGCTGGCTGAAGGATAAGCTATCTGCAGGAATAGAAGCAAAAGACCTGGCTGATATCTTTATTTCTGCTGGGTTTGATCTTTTCTTTGACCGGAACTTGATGGAGGGTTTTCGCCAGCAGGGGGTATTTAAAGACAGTACAGGTATTAATGAATTAAATAGTGTGTTTAAAGACACTGGGGTTGATCTGCTTGATCCGGTGGGTGATTATGCAGTTCTGGCTGTTGTACCGGCGGTGTTTTTGATAAATCGGGCAGAGCTTGCAGGGCGCCGGATACCCCACAGTTGGGAAGATATTTTATCAGGTGAATTCAAGGAGAGTGTTAGTCTACCGGTCAGTGATTTTGACCTTTTTAATGCAATTCTGCTTAATATTTACCATCAATACGGCAGGGAAGGGGTTAAGAAGCTGGCAGTTTCCCTACTGAAGTCACAACACCCGTCACAGATGATCCAGCAGGGGGGGAGGAAACAATCTGGTGAAGCGGCAGTAACGATTATGCCTTATTTTTTTACTAGAATGGCCGAGAGATTTCCCCACCTGGAATTTATCTGGCCGGAAGATGGAGCAATTATTAGTCCGATTTTTATGTTAATAAAAGAAGATAGTTTGCCGGCTGTTCAACCGCTAGTTGATTTTTTTGCCTCAGAAGAGGTGGCTGAAATTCTGGCCGGGCAGGGGCTTTTCCCCAGTGTATTACCTGGAATAGATAATGGTCTTGACAGAGAGGCTGGGTTTATGTGGCCTGGTTGGGATTTTCTGCGCAATGAAAACCCAGGTAGGATTATTGATAAATTAACAAAAGAGTTTAATAATCACTTAAAGGGGGTAGGATGA
- a CDS encoding sugar O-acetyltransferase, with translation MDEKEKMLNGELYNPKDEVLSKERRKAQKLCKEFNKVDPYDKEAQNKILKKLFDTDKESSIMPNFFCDYGYNIKFGENFYVNHNCIILDVNAVNIGNNVLLGPNVQIYTANHPLDVESRNAGREYGKPVNIGDNVWIGGGSVIYPGVNIGNDSVIAAGSVVIKDVASNVLVGGNPAKIIKEI, from the coding sequence ATGGATGAAAAAGAAAAGATGCTTAATGGTGAACTATATAATCCTAAAGATGAAGTGCTGTCAAAAGAGAGGAGAAAGGCACAAAAACTATGTAAAGAGTTTAATAAAGTAGACCCTTATGATAAAGAAGCTCAAAATAAAATATTAAAAAAATTATTTGATACTGATAAAGAAAGCTCTATTATGCCAAACTTTTTTTGTGATTATGGATATAACATAAAATTTGGAGAGAATTTTTATGTTAATCATAACTGTATAATCTTAGATGTAAATGCAGTTAATATAGGTAACAATGTTTTACTAGGGCCTAATGTTCAAATTTATACTGCTAATCATCCATTAGATGTTGAAAGCAGAAATGCTGGTAGAGAATATGGTAAGCCAGTTAATATTGGAGATAATGTATGGATTGGGGGCGGGTCTGTTATTTATCCAGGGGTTAATATTGGTAACGATTCTGTTATTGCAGCTGGAAGTGTTGTTATTAAAGACGTAGCTAGTAATGTTTTAGTAGGGGGTAATCCCGCTAAAATAATAAAGGAAATTTAA
- a CDS encoding BamA/TamA family outer membrane protein, with translation MMIMWIIKKNIFKLILIFILMILVFTSNVNAAKNFMGIIQDIVGPKMKGNSGKIPFAGYVSEGGLMVGEFIYDFDLFDKNTKFYSANIVSLTTDIIVSYNQLRNYPLSDKWRLGGDLIFVKYTELEAGGIGNDTPDQEIPEEAVAALSKFVNLDQERQDVIVRVLKGKESKSQLTAEEAEIAVALAENKDRLNGYQSSAGWQGKAAVNLAYLLDKHHSIITEYTYQILDSEIRSYEYKADALSLAWEEEYVDDTNNPREGHKIITKVKKSLNLLSHDANNNWDYTKLTFDIHKYLPVFTNSTLALRFRTESISGEDRLDKDRTALKKLYTGDLDAEAYTCAPYFDMASLGDLNSMRGYYYNRFYDKNSSLYQVELRFPMEYLLSNLQGTVFASAGRVSDEFNTELFTEDMHYCYGLGLRYNFLGGVIIRGDIGFSKEGSQVRMNMGHSF, from the coding sequence ATGATGATAATGTGGATTATTAAAAAGAATATTTTCAAATTAATACTTATTTTTATATTAATGATTTTAGTTTTTACTTCTAATGTTAATGCAGCTAAAAATTTTATGGGTATTATCCAAGACATTGTTGGTCCGAAAATGAAAGGAAATTCTGGGAAGATTCCATTTGCTGGTTATGTTAGTGAAGGAGGGTTAATGGTAGGTGAATTTATATATGATTTTGATTTGTTTGATAAGAACACTAAATTTTATTCAGCAAATATAGTATCACTTACAACTGATATTATTGTTTCTTATAATCAACTTAGAAATTATCCCCTATCTGATAAATGGAGATTAGGCGGGGATTTAATTTTTGTTAAATATACAGAACTTGAAGCCGGAGGGATTGGTAATGATACTCCTGATCAAGAAATCCCTGAAGAAGCTGTAGCTGCATTAAGTAAATTTGTAAATTTGGATCAAGAAAGACAGGATGTTATTGTTAGAGTTCTTAAAGGGAAAGAGTCTAAAAGTCAATTAACTGCTGAAGAGGCTGAAATTGCTGTTGCTTTAGCAGAAAATAAAGATAGATTAAACGGTTATCAAAGTTCTGCGGGCTGGCAGGGTAAAGCAGCAGTTAATTTAGCCTATCTACTTGATAAACATCATTCAATCATTACTGAATATACATATCAGATCTTAGATAGTGAAATAAGAAGTTATGAATATAAAGCTGATGCACTTTCATTAGCCTGGGAAGAGGAATATGTTGATGATACAAATAATCCCCGAGAGGGGCATAAGATTATTACTAAGGTTAAAAAGAGCTTAAATTTACTAAGTCATGATGCTAATAATAATTGGGATTATACTAAATTAACTTTTGATATTCATAAATATCTACCTGTTTTTACTAATTCTACTCTGGCTTTAAGGTTTAGAACGGAAAGTATTTCAGGAGAGGATAGACTTGATAAGGATAGAACTGCTTTGAAAAAACTTTATACTGGTGATCTAGATGCTGAAGCTTACACCTGTGCCCCTTATTTTGATATGGCTTCATTAGGTGATTTAAATAGTATGAGGGGTTATTATTATAATAGATTTTATGATAAAAATTCTTCTTTGTACCAGGTAGAACTTAGATTTCCAATGGAATATTTATTATCTAATTTACAGGGGACAGTATTTGCTTCAGCAGGTCGGGTAAGTGATGAGTTTAATACTGAATTATTTACTGAAGATATGCATTATTGTTATGGATTAGGTCTCAGATATAATTTCCTTGGTGGTGTAATTATTCGCGGCGATATTGGTTTTTCTAAAGAAGGAAGCCAGGTTAGAATGAATATGGGACATTCTTTTTAA
- a CDS encoding FGGY-family carbohydrate kinase, with protein MGESIFIGIDIGTQSLRTGFFEESGNCITFASQEYELESKNKDWYNQSAKSWWSAFKNTLNECFENAGDNFDRNNIKALACCATSSTVLPVDKDGNSLEDAILWMDQRAYKETTEINKTGHKILNYCGGKVSSEWMVSKLLWYKKNEQDIYEKADYIVEQLDWFNYKLTKKWVVSKCNATCKWNYLDINTGWDEKFMSEIGLSDYKSKWPKKVVSVGSLIGLVNDEVADSLGLPKGIEVYQGGIDAHIALLGMGVTNTDELGLIMGSSFVHLTFSDNPIFNQGIWGPYSNAILDDLWLLEGGQVSGASINRWFRDNFGQDFEGRTDDFYEVLSKQAASIPPGSEGLIVLDFWEGNRTPYKDSLATGNILGLKLKHSRSHVYRAILEGIAYGARNVIENMESENKQIEKIIVCGGGSKDPLWLQIIADVTGREVITTQFEEAGILGDAIVASAGYKNKSISEIASKMVKKGQHLKPNKRNYNVYKTYFELYKRTYKQLSGLMKILSELNK; from the coding sequence ATGGGGGAAAGTATTTTTATTGGTATAGATATCGGAACCCAAAGTTTGAGAACTGGTTTTTTTGAAGAGAGTGGTAATTGTATAACTTTTGCCTCTCAAGAATATGAATTAGAATCAAAAAATAAGGACTGGTATAATCAGTCAGCTAAATCTTGGTGGTCTGCATTTAAGAATACCCTCAACGAGTGTTTTGAAAATGCAGGAGATAATTTTGATAGAAATAATATTAAAGCCCTTGCTTGTTGTGCTACTTCTTCTACAGTGTTACCGGTTGATAAAGATGGAAATTCTTTAGAAGATGCTATTTTATGGATGGACCAGCGTGCTTATAAAGAAACTACAGAAATTAATAAAACTGGTCATAAGATTTTAAATTATTGTGGAGGAAAAGTTTCATCTGAATGGATGGTGAGTAAATTACTATGGTATAAAAAAAATGAGCAAGATATATACGAAAAAGCTGATTATATAGTTGAGCAATTGGATTGGTTTAATTATAAGTTAACAAAAAAGTGGGTTGTTTCTAAATGTAATGCTACCTGTAAGTGGAATTATCTAGATATAAATACTGGTTGGGATGAAAAGTTTATGTCTGAGATTGGCTTAAGTGATTATAAATCAAAGTGGCCGAAGAAGGTCGTTTCAGTTGGTAGTTTAATCGGCCTTGTTAATGACGAGGTAGCAGATTCTCTTGGTTTACCAAAAGGTATAGAAGTATATCAAGGTGGGATTGATGCCCATATTGCTTTATTAGGTATGGGAGTTACAAATACTGATGAGTTGGGATTGATAATGGGAAGTTCTTTTGTTCACCTGACTTTTTCTGATAACCCGATTTTTAATCAGGGAATTTGGGGACCTTATTCTAATGCGATTTTGGATGATCTATGGCTTTTGGAAGGTGGACAGGTTTCTGGTGCCTCAATAAATAGATGGTTTAGAGATAATTTTGGCCAAGATTTTGAGGGAAGAACTGATGATTTTTATGAAGTTTTAAGCAAACAAGCTGCTTCTATTCCCCCGGGATCTGAAGGACTTATTGTTTTAGACTTTTGGGAAGGTAATAGAACTCCATATAAAGACTCTCTGGCAACTGGAAATATTCTAGGACTCAAATTAAAACATAGCAGGTCACATGTGTATCGTGCTATTCTTGAAGGAATAGCGTATGGGGCCAGAAATGTAATTGAAAATATGGAGAGTGAAAACAAACAGATAGAAAAAATAATTGTCTGTGGTGGAGGTTCAAAGGATCCATTATGGTTGCAAATTATTGCAGATGTTACAGGAAGAGAAGTAATTACCACTCAATTTGAAGAGGCCGGCATTTTAGGAGATGCTATTGTAGCTTCAGCAGGCTATAAAAATAAATCGATAAGTGAAATTGCTAGTAAAATGGTTAAAAAAGGTCAACACCTAAAACCTAATAAAAGGAATTATAATGTCTATAAGACATATTTTGAATTATATAAAAGGACATATAAACAGCTTTCAGGATTAATGAAAATTTTATCTGAACTCAATAAATAA
- a CDS encoding galactitol-1-phosphate 5-dehydrogenase gives MKAVRLYAPGDLRVEEVELPEIKADEVLVKVMVVGVCGSDIPRINEYGAHNAPLTMGHEFSGKILKIGLDVEGWNEGDRITAGPLIPCHKCEWCEKSRYSLCEDYSYLGSRQDGAMADYVAVPANNLVKVPDNVSYSAAAMTDPAANAIHGLWKGDVKGKKIIILGVGPIGLFAIQYARYLGADTIIAIDISDKKLEIALELGATHVINNLRESNSEEKIKEITNTKMADFILETAGSKITQNQALHLIAPNGRVVYLGISHDELMLDEQSVENILRGEVEIVGSWNSFSDPFPGKEWFEAIKCFKEGEFISDPLISQKLSLDKAPEIFSKIRNDKDFFYNKILFTPGLEE, from the coding sequence ATGAAAGCAGTTAGGCTTTATGCGCCAGGTGACTTAAGAGTTGAAGAAGTGGAATTACCTGAAATAAAAGCAGATGAAGTGTTAGTTAAGGTAATGGTAGTGGGTGTATGTGGCTCAGATATACCAAGAATAAATGAATATGGTGCTCACAATGCTCCCCTGACAATGGGACATGAGTTTAGTGGTAAAATTCTTAAAATAGGCTTAGATGTAGAAGGTTGGAATGAAGGAGATAGAATTACAGCAGGACCTTTAATTCCATGCCATAAATGTGAATGGTGTGAAAAAAGCCGTTATTCTCTTTGTGAAGACTATAGCTATTTAGGATCCCGTCAAGATGGTGCTATGGCAGATTATGTTGCTGTACCAGCAAATAACCTTGTTAAAGTTCCAGATAATGTTAGCTATAGTGCTGCAGCTATGACTGATCCGGCCGCCAATGCTATACATGGTTTATGGAAAGGTGATGTAAAAGGGAAGAAGATTATTATCTTAGGAGTTGGTCCAATAGGTTTATTTGCAATACAATATGCTAGATATTTAGGAGCAGATACAATTATAGCTATCGATATTTCAGATAAGAAACTTGAGATAGCTTTAGAATTAGGAGCAACTCATGTTATAAATAACTTAAGGGAAAGTAATTCTGAAGAAAAAATAAAAGAAATCACTAATACAAAGATGGCAGATTTCATCTTAGAAACAGCTGGTTCCAAAATAACTCAAAATCAAGCCTTACATTTGATTGCTCCCAATGGAAGGGTTGTTTATTTAGGTATTTCTCATGATGAATTAATGCTTGATGAACAGTCTGTTGAAAATATATTGAGAGGTGAAGTAGAAATAGTAGGTTCCTGGAATTCATTTTCTGATCCTTTTCCTGGTAAAGAGTGGTTTGAGGCAATCAAATGTTTTAAAGAAGGAGAATTTATTTCAGATCCATTAATTAGTCAAAAGTTATCTCTTGATAAAGCACCGGAAATTTTCAGCAAAATAAGGAATGATAAAGACTTCTTTTATAATAAAATCCTATTTACTCCAGGACTTGAAGAATAA
- a CDS encoding ABC transporter permease, producing the protein MENTKFKHLIKEHSIYFLLIVFIIIGMFTSEHFLTVNNFINLLQRSSVIGLISLGMTFVIIGGGIDLSVGSIVAFSGIVVATLMTNGMNLVVSLIFTIFLTLVLGLIVGIITVKFNLPSFIVSLAMMVSARGLALLISNGSPVFGLAGPFAFIGGGYIGKIPFSVILWFIMSIISAIALKYTAFGRKLYALGGNEEAAFYSGIKTSYYKAISFGISGLLSGIAGIVLASWLTVAQPSAGEGMELDAIASVVLGGTSLSGGSGTIGGTIIGVLILSIITNIFNLFGISSYYQYIFKGLIIAGALILNSMVVVREKQ; encoded by the coding sequence ATGGAAAACACCAAATTTAAACATTTAATTAAAGAACATAGTATATACTTTTTATTGATAGTCTTTATTATCATAGGTATGTTTACTTCAGAACATTTTTTAACAGTAAATAACTTTATAAATTTACTGCAAAGATCTTCTGTAATTGGATTGATAAGTTTAGGTATGACGTTTGTAATTATTGGAGGGGGTATTGATTTATCAGTTGGTTCTATAGTTGCCTTTTCCGGTATTGTTGTAGCTACGTTAATGACCAATGGAATGAATTTAGTTGTGTCATTAATATTCACAATCTTTCTAACATTGGTATTAGGTTTAATAGTTGGAATTATTACAGTAAAGTTTAATCTCCCTTCTTTTATTGTTTCTTTAGCTATGATGGTTAGTGCAAGAGGCTTGGCTTTACTAATTAGTAATGGATCTCCAGTTTTTGGTCTTGCTGGTCCTTTTGCTTTTATAGGGGGTGGTTATATAGGGAAGATACCATTTAGTGTAATTCTTTGGTTTATTATGTCGATAATATCTGCCATTGCTTTAAAATATACTGCTTTTGGGAGAAAACTATATGCCCTTGGTGGCAATGAAGAGGCAGCATTTTATTCAGGTATCAAAACTAGTTATTATAAAGCTATTTCATTTGGTATTTCCGGTCTTTTATCTGGTATTGCAGGGATTGTTCTGGCATCTTGGTTAACAGTGGCTCAGCCTTCAGCTGGTGAGGGAATGGAGCTAGATGCAATTGCTTCAGTAGTCTTAGGTGGAACATCTTTATCTGGTGGTAGTGGAACTATAGGTGGTACTATTATTGGTGTTTTAATACTGAGTATAATAACAAATATATTCAATTTATTTGGAATCTCTTCTTATTATCAATATATCTTTAAAGGATTAATAATTGCTGGTGCATTAATCCTGAATAGCATGGTAGTTGTTAGAGAAAAACAGTAA
- a CDS encoding ASKHA domain-containing protein, producing MKKKVTVQTSAKKIVLETDKGVNLLHLLRENNINITSPCGGNRSCGKCKVRVKEGRDKLTGPELKLLTEDEIRMGYRLACALTIIDDLEIELLEEGKLEIVTEGVEFKIDFNPPLKVHKLLDYESDEENTLSHLDILYRETSTDNIDLVLLKEIPEIAEEKEVSLLKYRNKIISLNKGSIKKVFGLAVDIGTTTVAVYLINILTGEGLDVASFHNPQKRYGADVISRINYVQSDNEKLKEMQGVLITGLNQGIKDLCSRNRLESSDIYLMTVVGNTVMSHLLLGINPASLARAPYRPIFTNSLEISPFEIGLEINRRGIIQVLSAVSSYVGSDIIADLLVTDFSSEQWNLLIDIGTNGEIVLGNKQQILACSAAAGSAFEGANITFGTAGVPGAIFSFSITEGGEFSYETIATEPPVGICGSGLIDLVAEMIKNDILTGTGMFNENPAENILNKIKTYKGMKALEIVEVDSTAINRPILLTQKDVRELQLAKGAIAAGINILLKEAGILYQDIEKIYLAGGFGSFIKPSSACKIGLLPKDMEDKIIKIGNGAGLGARSYLLDKTQREKTTSLLARIEYLELSLRKDFQEEFMKSMEF from the coding sequence ATGAAAAAGAAAGTAACAGTTCAAACAAGTGCTAAGAAGATTGTTTTAGAGACAGATAAAGGTGTTAATTTACTGCATTTACTTAGGGAAAATAATATTAATATAACCTCACCATGTGGAGGTAATAGGTCCTGTGGTAAATGCAAGGTGAGGGTTAAAGAGGGAAGAGATAAGCTAACAGGTCCTGAGTTAAAGCTATTAACAGAAGATGAAATAAGGATGGGGTATCGACTGGCCTGTGCTCTTACAATAATAGATGATCTGGAAATAGAATTACTAGAAGAGGGTAAGTTAGAGATTGTTACTGAAGGCGTGGAGTTTAAGATAGACTTTAATCCCCCATTAAAAGTTCATAAACTGTTAGATTATGAGAGTGATGAAGAAAACACTCTCAGTCATCTGGACATACTTTACAGAGAGACTTCTACTGATAATATCGACCTTGTTCTATTAAAAGAAATACCTGAAATTGCAGAGGAAAAAGAAGTATCACTATTAAAATACCGCAATAAAATCATCTCACTTAATAAAGGGTCGATTAAAAAAGTCTTTGGATTGGCTGTTGATATTGGGACTACTACTGTAGCCGTCTATTTAATAAATATCTTAACCGGTGAAGGGCTTGATGTAGCTTCTTTCCATAATCCGCAAAAAAGGTATGGGGCAGATGTAATCTCAAGGATTAATTATGTCCAGAGTGATAACGAAAAGCTTAAAGAGATGCAGGGTGTTTTAATTACAGGTTTAAATCAGGGTATCAAAGATTTGTGTTCTCGCAATAGACTGGAGAGCAGTGATATATATTTGATGACAGTAGTTGGTAATACAGTTATGAGTCATTTATTACTGGGGATTAATCCTGCAAGCCTGGCCAGGGCGCCCTACAGGCCTATTTTTACAAATTCATTGGAGATATCCCCATTTGAAATAGGCTTAGAGATTAATCGCCGGGGAATTATTCAGGTTTTATCTGCTGTATCTTCTTATGTTGGGTCAGATATTATTGCTGACCTGTTGGTGACAGATTTTAGTAGTGAACAATGGAATTTACTAATTGATATAGGGACAAATGGAGAGATTGTACTCGGCAATAAGCAACAGATCTTAGCCTGCTCAGCTGCGGCTGGTTCAGCATTTGAGGGTGCCAATATTACCTTTGGTACTGCAGGGGTTCCTGGGGCTATTTTCAGTTTTTCTATCACAGAGGGTGGGGAATTCAGCTATGAGACTATTGCCACTGAACCACCTGTTGGTATCTGTGGTTCAGGTTTAATTGACCTGGTGGCAGAGATGATAAAAAACGATATTTTGACAGGAACAGGTATGTTTAATGAGAACCCTGCTGAGAATATCTTGAATAAAATAAAGACTTACAAAGGAATGAAGGCTCTGGAAATAGTTGAAGTTGATTCAACTGCTATCAATAGGCCTATATTGTTGACTCAAAAGGATGTCAGGGAATTACAGCTGGCCAAGGGGGCAATTGCAGCTGGAATTAATATTCTCCTTAAAGAAGCTGGTATATTATATCAGGATATTGAGAAGATATATCTGGCTGGTGGGTTTGGGAGCTTTATTAAGCCAAGCAGTGCCTGTAAAATAGGCCTTTTACCGAAGGACATGGAAGATAAGATTATTAAGATTGGTAATGGTGCTGGATTGGGAGCCAGAAGTTATCTGCTGGATAAAACACAGCGGGAGAAAACGACATCTCTACTGGCAAGAATAGAGTATCTGGAACTTTCACTTCGTAAGGATTTCCAGGAAGAGTTTATGAAATCAATGGAATTTTAA